The following coding sequences are from one Candidatus Methylomirabilota bacterium window:
- a CDS encoding cupin domain-containing protein: MRIRVRDHVKLQPDRMAKVALASTERALLDLYCVAPGQTQKPHTHGDQDKIYYVVEGRGRFSVGGEELVLEAGDATVARAGVEHGLVNDGTAPLLVLVVVTPPPPHA, from the coding sequence ATGCGCATCAGGGTCAGGGACCACGTGAAGCTCCAGCCGGACAGGATGGCGAAGGTCGCCCTCGCCTCGACGGAGCGCGCCCTCCTCGACCTCTACTGCGTGGCGCCCGGCCAGACCCAGAAGCCCCACACCCACGGCGACCAGGACAAGATCTACTACGTGGTGGAAGGCCGCGGGCGGTTCAGCGTGGGCGGCGAGGAGCTCGTGCTCGAGGCGGGGGACGCGACCGTGGCGCGGGCCGGCGTCGAGCACGGCCTCGTCAACGACGGCACGGCGCCGCTCCTCGTGCTCGTCGTCGTGACGCCGCCGCCGCCGCACGCCTGA